A single region of the Methanococcoides sp. AM1 genome encodes:
- the acs gene encoding acetate--CoA ligase: MSEKFDIKLDSKCYYPDPSVKENSWMQDYEKIYSESLKDPEKHWESVAEELEWFEKWDKVMEWNHPYAKWFTNARMNITSNCLDRHVFNGKRNKVAMIWIGDGGEEQVITYRQLYRDVMRFSNGLKSLGVEKGDKVCIYMPQVPEQIVAMLACARIGAVHSVVFGGFGAKALHSRIKDAQAKIVITADASLRRGKRIDLKSLVDEAVVNASCVEKIVVLRRMTPQMELFSEIEVDFYEIMEDVEKECEPEMMDSEDPLFILYTSGTTGPAKGIVHACGGYMVGTYYTTKNVLDLKENDVMWCTADPGWITGHSYIVYGPLSMGATILISETTPDYPDPGVWWNIIEEFDVSVFYTAPTAIRMFMRMGEEWPGKYNLSSLRILGSVGEPLNPEAFKWYYRVIGKEKCPILDTWWQTETGMHMLTTAVGEPMKPGFTGRPVPGVVVDVVDENGDPVPAGTGGFLVIKKPWPSMMRTVYGNDERYRQYWTTIRNYYSAGDLAVKDEDGYIMIQGRSDDVLIVAGHNIGSAEVESALVSHEAVAEAAVIGKPDPLKGDSIKAFVILRMGFNYSDKLKLDLMYHVRMNLGPIAMPSEIEIVDSLPKTRSGKIMRRLLKAQELGMDPGDVSTLDD, encoded by the coding sequence ATGTCTGAAAAATTTGATATTAAGCTGGACAGTAAATGTTACTATCCTGATCCATCGGTAAAGGAAAATTCCTGGATGCAGGATTATGAAAAGATCTATAGTGAATCTCTCAAGGATCCTGAAAAACACTGGGAAAGTGTAGCAGAGGAACTTGAATGGTTCGAAAAGTGGGACAAGGTTATGGAATGGAACCATCCTTATGCAAAATGGTTCACCAATGCCAGGATGAACATAACCTCCAACTGCCTTGACCGCCATGTATTCAATGGGAAAAGGAACAAGGTCGCAATGATCTGGATAGGTGATGGTGGAGAAGAGCAGGTTATCACATATCGTCAGCTTTACCGTGATGTCATGAGATTTTCCAATGGTCTCAAATCCCTCGGTGTTGAGAAAGGGGATAAAGTATGCATATATATGCCACAGGTTCCTGAGCAGATCGTGGCCATGCTGGCATGTGCACGTATCGGTGCGGTCCACAGTGTCGTTTTCGGAGGCTTCGGTGCCAAAGCATTACATTCCAGGATAAAGGATGCACAGGCAAAGATCGTCATTACTGCAGATGCAAGCCTTCGGCGTGGTAAGCGCATTGATCTGAAGTCTCTTGTGGACGAAGCTGTGGTCAATGCTTCATGTGTTGAAAAGATAGTGGTCCTGAGAAGAATGACTCCTCAAATGGAACTCTTTTCTGAGATCGAGGTTGATTTCTATGAGATCATGGAAGATGTGGAGAAGGAGTGTGAACCCGAGATGATGGATTCCGAGGACCCTCTGTTCATACTTTACACCAGTGGAACAACCGGTCCTGCCAAGGGGATAGTTCATGCATGCGGTGGCTACATGGTAGGCACCTACTACACCACAAAGAACGTTTTAGATCTGAAGGAAAATGATGTCATGTGGTGTACTGCAGATCCCGGATGGATCACGGGCCACAGTTACATTGTCTATGGCCCCCTTTCTATGGGTGCAACGATCCTCATTTCCGAGACAACACCCGACTATCCGGATCCAGGTGTCTGGTGGAACATAATTGAGGAGTTCGATGTGAGTGTCTTCTATACGGCACCAACAGCGATACGCATGTTCATGAGAATGGGGGAAGAATGGCCCGGGAAGTACAACCTGAGTTCCTTGAGGATCCTGGGTTCGGTTGGAGAACCTCTGAATCCTGAAGCTTTCAAGTGGTATTATCGTGTTATCGGCAAGGAAAAATGTCCTATTCTGGATACCTGGTGGCAAACTGAGACAGGCATGCATATGCTCACCACAGCGGTTGGGGAACCCATGAAACCGGGATTCACAGGAAGGCCCGTTCCAGGTGTGGTTGTTGATGTTGTAGATGAGAATGGTGACCCGGTACCGGCAGGAACAGGTGGTTTCCTTGTGATAAAAAAACCCTGGCCTTCCATGATGAGAACCGTTTATGGTAATGATGAAAGGTATCGTCAGTATTGGACAACGATCCGGAATTACTACAGTGCAGGTGACTTGGCCGTAAAGGATGAGGATGGGTATATCATGATACAGGGACGTTCCGACGATGTCCTTATCGTTGCCGGTCACAACATTGGAAGTGCAGAGGTCGAAAGTGCGCTTGTATCCCATGAGGCTGTGGCTGAAGCAGCTGTAATAGGAAAACCTGATCCTCTTAAAGGGGATTCCATCAAAGCTTTCGTCATACTTCGCATGGGCTTCAACTATTCCGATAAACTGAAGCTTGATCTCATGTA